One window of the Betta splendens chromosome 21, fBetSpl5.4, whole genome shotgun sequence genome contains the following:
- the dop1b gene encoding protein dopey-2 translates to MDPEELELQNDYRYRNYAAVIEKALRNFESSSEWADLISSLGKLNKALQSNLRYSLLPKRLIIGKRLAQCLHPALPSGVHLKALETYEVIFKIIGTKWLAKDLFIYSSGLFPLLSHAAMAVKPVLLALYERYYLPLQRALLPSLQAFITGLLPGLEEGLEVYDRTDALLVKLSMLVGQQVFYGALWGSMLVSPMVRLPASVFIVTHFDRMVPLRQQAHMLGYDHRLVVKSVCLCLQDSNVLVQRNMLEILLYFFPFASCLDPSEACIAMSVEDMTTVVSSSSLTLLRRDMSLNRRLYAWLLGTNIKGEMVAPHPTLSAAVEEHMSYYFNTYSKDFLVQALINILKQKDVANDPDNVIGYLRPFRIIISLLDKPEIGPAVLSSVLLEVVRAFYSYCREMLGQELAANSGLSGNLLASKIKENKNASEIIKTVNMLVSSMNSEYLWEYMTRRFCTSLGDKNDPPTPPQQDRSHSAPSVTEMSNLIIFLLDVLPLELHADIPSQFLPEMLGIMLQTLRSQMATVSLEDVTQGLRACFKVLSKIQMPVAYMDTETRAQTEEMELPTPEEEGKKTQDFEKEGEKNGSIDQDIGLDGEEALNRDGDEAEPVNGKYPALRSEDSGLGISASPSEQHLPPCIGRRFQENDMYKGGEGVWRRGGSVDTMTQCLQDILAFISTRYLLVQVEDVKAPEDKLQPEPTVSSVDQKTLLANLGGREIKDKLTGLFTPNKRKARPTADVQLSASPNEKTKAREHVGLLDWSAGYMPRGKAEISEACRQAFTATCHLLLECTTFPIYLSEEETLALHTDMFGQTGSEVESLPLWLRALMMLCCLSRDYNIQHTAVASLLELINHSQSLALVIQDKHRRYQTSDSNPLSGRLQMVTVPPVAPAVLQAIEDDTDFYQRVSQVLWSQLDVERREQHISCVELFYRLHCLAPSVSICEDIICQALLHKDKAVRLEALHRFTVLWHLTREIQTNRTMSLNRSFDRSLCVVVDSLSCTDGSIRAAAQCWLARALSLSDVIRILEPILLLLLHPSTQRCSIQSVKQNLTAGNLKVLSNRGRSSTKTSETSAFAMVTEVTTLNLTNIVNRESLWAELESDPELARPPDDLVVSRSESEETEEEEDRVGEEEEAVSEHTESADTSGPQVSTENSSSGSLPYPSTEEGAIVNGLRRAESEHTQASDSLSSEDEEDLELEAMARSRLLKQEREKREAIDSLFRHVLLYPVAGGWRHLLQGLALLDSLLRSSTECPLVDALSSTSLDTSSAAHLNLVSNLLQRHQQSQDGNNFYGCLLSPASSPTTPPSLLIELLVSLCLQFLRSHYPSYLCLGPLDLQGNREVQVKSVEVLTRMVNQLGCMARGQGDNGASLEPIRKLLSGCKVQQYALLTLSASMYISQRGTDKGAPKNVELLDEQGGLSEESLVNLGTGGGQEQYPLQMELLKLLQALIALEYHVWPGGFVSSNGSGGASGQPGEPRESPTASTPLAREWQTAVLFQQSIKAAQYVQSQPITAQGMFVSAAARALQPQYGYAMHPHWVSLLCSSLPYLGRSLAIIVTPLINQICKNLDELVKLYEHDGGKTNQSLGGRKENIAPDYPLTLLEGMTTITHYCLLENKRSLVTCDPVEVRNARNAVIEALPHMLSSVALLWGVVTREEYQRRACDSGQSSKHTSTTVYFKSTKILRQRILEFLVPLTGQYGVQVMASLGAVWSSRKSKRRPKNKVLPVAGESRLTIVDLVKSLNTLHTDTILQLIKEVVKKPHQIKGEQKSVLVDIPMLQFSYAYTQSISAQALQENVAPLLSLLRESVQLNLAPPGHFLLMGILNDFVNRLPNLDNKKDSRDLQEVTQRILEAVGGIAGSSLEQTSWLSRSLEVKVQPQVCPEADEPDDTDVDGDHHESMAQAMVSSAPSVYSVQALVLLAEVLAPLLDMVYRSDEKEKAVPLISRLMYYVFPYLKNHSAYNMPSFEAGAQLLSSLSGYAYTKRAWRKEVFELFMDPLFFTMDASCAPSWKSIIDHLLTHEKTMFKDILSMQSSSLKLFASVDQKSMLLKRQAFAMFSGELDQYHLYLPLIQERLTEALRTNPSPAVTAQMFLMFRVLLLRISSQHLTSLWPIMVTELIRTFVRLEKVLQADKDVSKLTKVARGALEKNGPVNFSQAELDMYLSAFKFLDTSLAFPPEMIPVFQMYRWAFVPEVDVNRYSGPETALIESEQECTPHVVRVLEGIQQRYGTLNGLSEESSTEHLQFPLLTQCSLSSITQLLPFLRTLCCSFQVPPPNSHPMPHFQVADYPPSSSDTVLKRLEHIIEEEFLDSVES, encoded by the exons ATGGATcctgaggagctggagctgcagaatgaCTACCGCTACCGTAACTATGCAGCCGTCATTGAGAAAGCGCTGCGGAACTTTGAGTCTTCCAGTGAGTGGGCAGATCTCATCTCCTCTCTTGGAAAGCTCAACAAG GCTCTGCAGAGTAACCTCCGCTACTCACTTCTGCCCAAGAGACTGATCATAGGGAAGCGCCTGGCCCAGTGCCTGCACCCGGCCCTGCCCAGCGGTGTACACCTCAAGGCCCTGGAGACCTACGAGGTCATTTTCAAAATCATTGGAACAAAATGGCTGGCCAAGGATCTGTTTATTTACAG CTCAGGATTGTTTCCGCTGCTGAGCCACGCAGCCATGGCAGTGAAGCCCGTGCTGCTGGCGCTGTACGAGCGCTACTATCTTCCTCTGCAGAGGGCTTTGCTTCCCAGTCTCCAGGCCTTCATAACAGGACTCCTGCCAGGCCTCGAGGAGGGACTGGAGGTTTATGACAG GACTGATGCACTGCTGGTCAAGCTGTCAATGCTGGTGGGTCAGCAGGTCTTCTATGGAGCCCTGTGGGGTAGCATGCTGGTCAGTCCAATGGTGCGGCTGCCTGCCTCAGTCTTCATTGTCACACATTTTGACCGCATGGTGCCCCTTCGCCAGCAAGCGCACATGCTAGGCTATGACCACCGCTTAGTG GTGAAAtcagtgtgtctttgtctgcaaGACTCAAATGTCCTGGTGCAGAGGAACATGCTGGAAATCCTGCTCTACTTTTTCCCCTTTGCCTCATGTCTG GACCCATCGGAAGCTTGTATTGCTATGAGTGTTGAAGACATGACCACAGTGGTGTCCTCTTCTTCACTCACACTGCTTCGCAGAGACATGTCCCTTAACAGACGCCTCTACGCCTGGCTATTAG GAACAAACATAAAAGGAGAAATGGTAGCTCCACATCCCACTCTGTCCGCTGCTGTGGAGGAACATATGTCTTACTACTTCAACACCTACTCCAAAGATTTCCTTGTACAG GCTTTGATTAACATCCTCAAACAGAAAGATGTGGCAAACGACCCAGACAATGTCATTGGATACCTAAGGCCCTTTCGCATCATCATCAGTCTGTTGGATAAACCAGAGATAG GTCCAGCTGTCTTGAGCAGTGTGCTGTTGGAGGTGGTCCGAGCCTTCTACAGCTACTGCCGAGAGATGCTGGGACAGGAACTCGCCGCTAACTCTGGGCTCTCCGGCAACCTGCTAGCCAG CAAGATAAAGGAGAATAAAAATGCGTCGGAGATCATCAAGACCGTGAATATGCTTGTGAGCTCCATGAACAGTGAATACCTGTGGGAGTACATGACTCGGCGCTTCTGCACTTCCCTCGG TGATAAAAATGACCCACCAACACCTCCTCAGCAAGACCGCAGTCATTCTGCTCCCTCTGTCACAGAGATGTCTAATCTCATCATTTTCCTTCTTGATGTTCTTCCTCTG GAACTCCATGCCGACATTCCGTCCCAGTTTCTTCCTGAGATGCTGGGAATCATGTTGCAGACCCTGCGCAGCCAAATGGCCACTGTTAGCCTGGAGGATGTCACGCAGGGCCTGCGTGCCTGCTTCAAAGTCCTGAGTAAGATCCAAATGCCCGTGGCTTATATGGATACAGAGACAAgggcacagacagaggagatggAATTACCAAcaccagaggaggaagggaaaaaaactCAG GATTTtgaaaaggagggagagaaaaatggCAGCATTGACCAGGACATTGGTCTGGATGGAGAGGAAGCACTGAACAGAGATGGAGATGAAGCAGAGCCCGTAAATGGAAAATATCCAGCCCTCAGGTCTGAAGACAGCGGATTGGGAATCAGCGCTTCACCTTCAGAGCAGCATCTCCCACCTTGTATAGGGAGGAGGTTCCAAGAAAATGATATGTATAAAGGCGGCGAGGGAGTGtggagaagaggaggcagcGTAGACACAATGACACAGTGTCTGCAGGACATCCTGGCCTTCATAAGCACAAG ATACTTGCTGGTTCAGGTGGAGGATGTCAAGGCACCAGAGGACAAACTCCAGCCTGAGCCAACAGTCTCTTCTGTGGATCAGAAAACTTTGCTGGCGAATCTCGGGGGGCGTGAAATTAAAGACAAGCTGACCGGTTTGTTCACTCCGAACAAACGTAAAGCTCGCCCTACAGCTGACGTCCAGCTGTCTGCATCGCCTAACGAGAAGACAAAGGCACGGGAGCATGTAGGCCTTCTGGACTGGTCCGCGGGCTACATGCCACGAGGCAAGGCTGAGATCTCTGAGGCCTGTCGCCAGGCCTTCACTGCCACCTGCCACCTGTTGCTGGAGTGCACCACCTTCCCTATTTACCTAAGCGAGGAGGAGACTCTGGCCCTTCACACAGACATGTTTGGTCAGACAG GCAGTGAAGTGGAGAGCCTGCCACTGTGGCTGAGGGCCTTGATGATGCTCTGCTGCCTCTCCAGGGACTATAACATCCAACACACAGCAGTGGCCTCCCTCTTGGAGCTTATTAACCACTCCCAGTCCTTAGCACTGGTCATTCAGGACAAGCACAGACGCTACCAAACCTCTGACTCCAACCCTCTGAGTGGGCGTCTGCAGATGGTCACTGTGCCGCCTGTCGCCCCTGCTGTGCTTCAGGCGATTGAGGACGATACTGATTTCTATCAG AGGGTTTCCCAGGTACTTTGGAGCCAGCTGGACGTGGAGCGGAGAGAGCAGCACATTTCCTGTGTGGAACTCTTTTACAGGCTTCACTGTTTGGCACCATCGGTGTCCATCTGTGAAGACATTATCTGCCAGGCACTGTTACACAAAGACAAG GCTGTTCGGCTAGAAGCACTACACCGCTTCACAGTTCTGTGGCACCTGACTCGAGAGATCCAGACAAACCGGACCATGTCTCTCAATCGCTCCTTTGACCG CTCCCTGTGCGTTGTGGTGGACAGTCTGAGCTGTACTGATGGCTCCATAAGggcagcagctcagtgctgGCTTGCCAGGGCTCTGTCGCTCAGTGACGTGATTCGAATCCTGGAACCGATTCTGTTGTTACTGCTTCATCCCTCCACTCAGCGCTGCTCCATTCAGAGCGTCAAACAAAATCTCACTGCTG GTAACCTGAAGGTTCTAAGCAACAGAGGTAGAAGCTCGACCAAAACTTCAGAGACATCTGCAtttgccatggtgacagaggtcacaACCCTAAATTTGACCAACATTGTAAATCGTGAATCCTTGTGGGCAGAATTAGAAAGTGATCCAGAGCTGGCAAGACCACCGGATGATTTAGTGGTATCAAGGAGTGAGAGTGAGGagactgaagaggaggaggatagagtgggcgaggaggaagaggctgtAAGTGAACACACGGAGTCAGCTGACACCAGTGGTCCCCAGGTATCTACTGAGAactccagctccggctcccTCCCCTACCCCAGCACTGAGGAAGGAGCCATAGTTAACGGCCTACGGAGGGCAGAGTccgaacacacacaggcatccgACTCGTTGTcaagtgaggatgaggaggacttGGAGCTGGAGGCCATGGCCAGGTCTCGCCTGTTAAAGCAGGAGCGTGAGAAGAGAGAGGCCATAGACTCTTTGTTCAGGCATGTGTTGCTGTATCCTGTGGCAGGTGGTTGGCGCCATCTGCTACAAGGCCTGGCCCTGCTAGACAGCCTGCTGCGGAGCAGCACCGAGTGTCCTCTGGTGGACGCTCTCTCCTCCACATCTCTGGATACAAGttctgctgcacatttaaaCCTGGTCTCTAATCTCCTGCAGCGCCACCAGCAGTCTCAGGATGGCAACAACTTCTATGGCTGCCTGCTTTCCcctgcctcctcccccaccaCACCCCCATCCCTGCTTATCGAACTGCTGGTGTCCTTGtgcctgcagttcctgcgctcTCACTACCCCTCCTACCTCTGCCTGGGTCCACTAGACCTGCAGGGGAACAGAGAGGTTCAGGTGAAAAGTGTGGAGGTGCTGACAAGGATGGTGAATCAGCTTGGCTGCATGGCACGGGGGCAAGGAGACAATGGGGCCAGTCTAGAGCCAATCCGCAAACTCCTCTCAGGGTGTAAAGTCCAGCAGTACGCTCTGCTTACACTTTCTGCATCCATGTACATAAGCCAGAGGGGAACAGACAAGGGAGCACCCAAGAACGTGGAGCTGCTTGATGAACAGGGGGGCCTGTCAGAGGAGAGCCTGGTGAATTTAGGAACAGGAGGTGGCCAGGAACAATACCCATTACAAATGGAATTACTTAAACTCCTTCAGGCTCTCATAGCGCTGGAGTACCATGTGTGGCCCGGTGGGTTTGTCTCCTCAAATGGGTCTGGTGGAGCATCTGGCCAGCCCGGGGAGCCTCGTGAATCCCCCACCGCTAGCACTCCCCTCGCTCGCGAATGGCAAACGGCGGTACTTTTCCAGCAGTCCATCAAGGCGGCGCAGTATGTCCAAAGCCAGCCCATCACAGCCCAGGGAATGTTCGTGTCTGCCGCAGCCAGGGCTCTGCAGCCGCAGTACGGCTACGCAATGCACCCGCACTGGGTGTCGCTGTTGTGCTCCTCGCTGCCATACCTGGGACGTTCACTAGCGATCATTGTGACGCCGCTCATCAATCAGATCTGCAAAAATCTAGACGAACTGGTCAAACTGTATGAGCACGATGGAGGAAAGACAAATCAGAG CCTGGGTGGTAGGAAGGAAAACATAGCGCCTGACTACCCACTGACTCTGCTTGAAGGCATGACCACCATTACACACTACTgtctgctggaaaacaaacgG TCTCTAGTCACCTGCGATCCTGTAGAAGTCCGTAATGCACGAAATGCAGTGATCGAGGCCCTACCCCACATGCTCAGCAGTGTGGCATTGTTGTGGGGCGTGGTCACAAGGGAGGAATATCAGAGGCGAGCATGTGACTCGGGccagagcagcaaacacacttCTACCACTGTGTACTTTAAAAGCACTAAG ATTCTACGGCAACGAATTCTGGAATTTCTGGTGCCTCTAACTGGGCAGTACGGGGTTCAGGTCATGGCTTCGCTGGGAGccgtgtggagcagcaggaagagtaAAAGGAGACCTAAAAACAAG GTTTTACCTGTAGCCGGCGAGTCTCGTCTAACAATCGTGGACCTGGTGAAGTCCCTGAATACATTGCACACAGACACCATCCTACAGCTGATCAAAGAGGTGGTGAAGAAACCACATCAGATCAAGGGAGAACAg aagTCAGTGCTGGTGGATATCCCCATGTTGCAGTTCAGTTATGCCTACACTCAAAG TATTTCAGCCCAAGCACTGCAGGAAAATGTTGCTCCTCTCCTCAGCCTGTTGCGTGAGTCTGTTCAGCTCAACTTGGCCCCACCTGGGCACTTCTTACTGATGGG AATCCTGAATGACTTTGTCAATAGACTCCCCAATCTGGACAATAAAAAGGACTCTCGCGATTTACAA GAGGTGACTCAGCGGATCCTCGAAGCAGTCGGTGGGATCGCAGGATCGTCGTTGGAACAGACCAGTTGGCTCAGCCGCAGCCTTGAGGTTAAAGTTCAGCCCCAGGTGTGCCCAGAAGCAGATGAGCCTGATGACACAGATGTGGACGGTGACCATCACG AGTCGATGGCTCAAGCCATGGTTTCCTCAGCTCCCTCCGTTTACAGTGTGCAAGCTCTGGTACTGCTAGCGGAG GTCCTGGCTCCACTTCTGGACATGGTGTACCGCAGTGATGAGAAGGAGAAAGCTGTTCCTCTGATTTCTCGGCTCATGTACTACGTTTTTCCCTACCTGAAGAACCACAG TGCCTACAACATGCCCAGCTTTGAAGCGGGCGCTCAGCTGCTGAGCAGTCTGAGTGGGTATGCCTACACCAAAAGGGCCTGGAGGAAAGAGGTCTTTGAGCTCTTCATGGACCCCCTCTTCTTCACTATGGATGCATCCTGTGCACCCAG TTGGAAATCCATTATTGACCATCTGTTGACTCACGAGAAGACCATGTTTAAAGACATCCTGA GTATGCAGAGCAGCTCCCTGAAATTGTTTGCTAGTGTTGACCAGAAGTCCATGCTGCTGAAGCGCCAGGCGTTTGCCATGTTCAGCGGAGAACTGGACCAGTACCACCTCTATCTGCCCCTCATTCAAG AGCGTCTCACAGAGGCTTTACGCACCAACCCCAGCCCTGCAGTCACCGCCCAGATGTTCTTAATGTTTCGGGTTCTCCTGTTGCGGATCTCGTCCCAGCACCTGACATCTCTCTGGCCAATCATGGTGACTGAACTG ATACGCACATTTGTACGTCTAGAGAAGGTGTTGCAGGCAGATAAAGATGTCTCAAA GCTAACCAAAGTGGCGCGAGGTGCACTTGAAAAAAATGGACCAGTGAATTTCTCTCAGGCAGAGTTGGACATGTACCTGTCAGCCTTCAAGTTTCTGGACACTTCTCTGGCTTTTCCTCCAGAAATGATACCAGTCTTTCAGAT GTATCGCTGGGCGTTTGTTCCTGAGGTAGATGTGAACCGCTACAGTGGTCCTGAGACTGCGCTCATAGAGAGTGAGCAGGAATGCACACCGCATGTTGTCAGAGTACTGGAAGGGATACAGCAACGATATGGG actcTAAATGGGCTGAGTGAGGAGTCTTCCACAGAACATTTGCAGTTCCCCCTCCTCACTCAGTGCTCCTTGTCCTCCATCACCCAGCTGCTGCCTTTCCTTCGCACCCTTTGTTGTTCCTTCCAGGTCCCTCCCCCTAACTCCCACCCTATGCCCCACTTCCAAGTAGCAGATTACCCACCATCCAGTTCAGACACAGTGCTGAAGAGGCTGGAGCACATAATTGAAGAAGAGTTCCTGGACTCTGTGGAGAGTTAA
- the slc5a3b gene encoding sodium/myo-inositol cotransporter produces MGPGMEAADISVVALYFVLVLVIGFLAMWKANRSTVSGYFLAGRSMNWIVIGASLFVSNIGSEHFIGLAGSGAASGFAVGAWEFNALLLMQLLGWVFIPVYIHSGVYTMPQYLSKRYGGNRLKVYFAFLSLLLYIFTKLSVDLYAGALFIHESLGWNLYLSILLLISMTALLTVTGGLVAVLYTDALQAVLMIGGALTLTIISLIKVGGLEGVRTKYMQAIPNVTAIVASGNFTYSPSCRIEPKPNALHMLRGPLDEDIPWPGFILGQTPASIWYWCADQVIVQRVLAAKNIAHAKCSTLMAGFLKILPMFVIVIPGMISRILFADEIACIGPEHCMSVCGSRAGCSNIAYPRLVMAVMPVGLRGLMMAVMIAALMSDLDSIFNSASTIFTLDIYQTVRKKALQRELLIVGRLFVVVMVVISIAWVPVIIEMQGGQTYLYIQEVAGYLTPPIAALFLLGVFWKRCNEKGAFWGGMTGFTLGTIRLILAFVYRQPRCDQPDDRPAFIIQVHYMYFAAGLFWISGLVAVVVSLCTTPPDEEQVRTTTVWGLRNIKTGPRKDKDEIHKLTDQSHCNGNRSLHKDMPQDVMKERCLDGADLKLLVPSTDHDPATPSTETSPASSPAKRFGIGTMEMMGAEDDCHMNGESSRCVRLLDWFCGYKDGERSAQQKVVQDDPEVISEMLYESPRVKLLLNLGLVCICSVGIFMFIYFTL; encoded by the coding sequence ATGGGTCCTGGAATGGAAGCGGCGGACATATCTGTGGTAGCACTCTATTTTGTCCTGGTGCTAGTCATCGGATTCTTAGCCATGTGGAAAGCCAATCGCAGCACTGTGAGTGGCTACTTCCTGGCTGGACGCTCCATGAACTGGATAGTGATCGGCGCGTCCCTCTTTGTTAGTAACATCGGCAGTGAACACTTCATAGGCCTGGCGGGGTCCGGAGCAGCGAGTGGCTTCGCTGTGGGAGCTTGGGAATTCAATGCACTTCTCCTCATGCAGCTGCTGGGCTGGGTGTTCATCCCCGTGTATATCCACTCGGGAGTCTACACCATGCCTCAGTACCTGTCAAAGCGCTACGGCGGCAACCGGCTAAAGGTTTACTTTGCCTTTTTGTCGttgttgctttacatttttactaAGCTGTCTGTGGACCTGTATGCTGGCGCTCTTTTTATTCACGAATCTCTTGGGTGGAACCTTTACCTGTCCATCCTTTTGCTCATCAGCATGACTGCACTGCTGACTGTCACAGGTGGGCTGGTGGCTGTGCTGTACACGGATGCCCTTCAGGCGGTTTTGATGATTGGTGGAGCCCTCACCCTAACGATCATCAGCCTTATTAAGGTTGGTGGGTTGGAGGGGGTCAGAACTAAGTACATGCAGGCAATTCCCAACGTCACTGCTATTGTGGCCTCTGGTAACTTCACCTATTCTCCTTCCTGTCGCATTGAGCCTAAACCAAATGCTCTACACATGCTACGTGGTCCTCTGGATGAAGACATACCTTGGCCGGGCTTCATTCTTGGCCAGACCCCCGCATCTATTTGGTACTGGTGCGCAGACCAAGTCATCGTTCAGCGGGTACTAGCAGCAAAGAACATCGCCCACGCGAAGTGTTCAACACTTATGGCTGGATTCCTCAAGATCCTGCCCATGTTTGTGATAGTCATTCCCGGAATGATCTCCCGCATCCTGTTTGCGGATGAGATTGCTTGCATTGGACCTGAGCACTGCATGTCCGTGTGCGGTTCTCGGGCCGGCTGCTCAAACATTGCCTACCCACGCCTGGTCATGGCAGTGATGCCTGTTGGACTCAGAGGTCTGATGATGGCTGTCATGATTGCCGCCCTGATGAGTGACCTCGACTCGATCTTCAACAGCGCAAGCACTATCTTCACCCTGGACATTTACCAAACTGTTCGGAAGAAGGCACTGCAGCGAGAGCTACTGATCGTGGGCCGTTTGTTCGTCGTGGTCATGGTAGTGATCAGCATCGCATGGGTCCCTGTTATTATCGAAATGCAAGGTGGACAGACATACCTCTATATTCAGGAAGTTGCTGGGTATCTCACGCCCCCCATCGCTGCCCTCTTCCTTCTGGGTGTCTTCTGGAAAAGATGCAACGAGAAAGGTGCATTCTGGGGAGGCATGACCGGGTTTACACTTGGCACCATTCGACTGATCTTGGCTTTTGTCTATCGCCAGCCCCGCTGTGACCAGCCGGATGACAGGCCCGCCTTCATTATTCAAGTCCACTACATGTATTTTGCTGCTGGGCTGTTCTGGATTTCAGGGCTGGTGGCAGTGGTGGTCAGTCTCTGCACTACACCACCAGATGAGGAGCAGGTTCGTACCACGACAGTCTGGGGGCTCCGTAACATTAAAACAGGTCCCAGAAAGGACAAGGACGAGATACACAAACTTACTGACCAGAGCCATTGCAATGGCAACAGAAGCCTCCATAAAGATATGCCCCAGGATGTCATGAAGGAGAGGTGTCTGGATGGGGCAGATCTCAAACTCTTGGTTCCTTCCACGGACCATGACCCAGCAACCCCCAGTACAGAAACCTCCCCTGCCAGCTCCCCCGCCAAACGGTTTGGTATTGGAACGATGGAGATGATGGGGGCAGAAGACGACTGCCACATGAACGGGGAGTCGAGCAggtgtgtgcgtttgttggACTGGTTTTGTGGATACAAGGATGGAGAGCGGAGCGCTCAGCAAAAAGTGGTGCAGGATGATCCAGAAGTGATTTCAGAGATGCTGTACGAGTCGCCTAGAGTTAAACTCCTCCTCAACTTGGGCTTGGTATGCATCTGCTCTGTGGGCATCTTcatgttcatttatttcacCTTGTAG
- the LOC114847422 gene encoding potassium voltage-gated channel subfamily E member 2-like, which yields MSASEWSNLTLHLEDSLTSVLSHYLDSWRRNLTTAARALDKTLAEENVRDVIWYLTVMIGMFAFILVAMLVSTVKSKRREHSNDPYHQYIKEDWAAQKQHNGLSDDIGG from the coding sequence ATGAGTGCCTCTGAATGGTCCAACCTGACTCTGCATCTGGAGGATTCCTTGACCAGCGTCCTGAGTCACTATCTCGACAGCTGGAGGCGTAACCTGACGACCGCAGCGCGAGCCCTGGACAAGACGCTGGCCGAGGAGAACGTGCGAGACGTCATCTGGTATCTGACGGTGATGATCGGCATGTTCGCCTTCATTCTGGTGGCCATGCTGGTCAGCACAGTTAAGTCCAAGAGGAGGGAGCACTCCAACGACCCCTACCACCAGTACATCAAAGAGGACTGGGCTGCTCAGAAACAGCACAATGGCCTCTCAGACGACATCGGAGGCTGA